In Plodia interpunctella isolate USDA-ARS_2022_Savannah chromosome 4, ilPloInte3.2, whole genome shotgun sequence, the sequence CGAAACTAACTTCTGGTTTCTGATGTTGATGGTCTCCATCTGCTCACTGGAGAGGTCCAGCAGGCCGGCACTGCGCTGCTCCTCGCTGGACTCCCGCGTCAGCGCGCCCTGCGCCGCCAGCCGCCCCGCCAGGTCCGGGTGGAGCTGAAGGATCACCAGCTTCTCTGCAATAGAAATGCTTATCCTTATCTGTTATTACTACTTATTTCGTTACTactgttttttgttttcaaattatcGAATCgctatcgatagttgactaTCGAGCGGTAGCACACTACTCCATCGTCCTCCGTCACGTTGACTTCCGttgacggatcaacgcaggcagtttcgacgtacgtcaacgcgTGTAAGTGTCAAAACTTATAGAAAACAATGTAACACAACATAGCTATAGCGTCCGACGTCGTCGCAACGAAGCACAACTtggcaatggggcatggctcttaaTGTATCATCCtaaagtatttgtattttcataGGTTTAGAAAAGTCAGCGCGACGTCTATTTGTTAACTGTGGATTTTTTATTAGGATTTGTTTACACAGATTTCTTGTAAAAGtctgtctgaaataaaatatatttagccTAGATAGTGACGACCTCTTTAGTTGTAaactattttacatataaatgagTTTACTTCGAGGATGTCtgtttagaatttaaaatacttcagAGTTTTTTAGCTGCCTTGTTTGTATGTGGATATACGAATTTAAATCCTCTGTTTCACAAAGAACTTTGAACGGTATTGATACcatgattaataaaatcactccTATTATTCCTTTctcaaataaataggtacagcTTTCTGGGATAGCTTCTCTGAACgatgaaaataatgattattaatGATTCGTAGAAGAAAATACGTAGCTCACACCTATGGCGGATTAACTCGATATAGGCGAGATGACATAATAGCGCATAGAACTGCATAGGGTAGGCTGGGTACGGTTGTAACAATTTTCCTTTCTTTGCAAAGAAAGGAACAATTTTGGCCTTTGACATGAAAGCATagtaatttgttttcaaattcatatCAAACCAGTAGTATCAGTAGATCAGAAAAACAGTTTGGTGAATAATACTGTTTTCATGAGTGTATGCGATTATTAACGAACCCCGTACCAGGGGGTTGTAACACTAATGGGGTAACATCACCTGTAACCCAAAAATAATACACGTAAATAATAAGTCGATTCTGACCTGCCTCAGTGAGATTATCCAAATACTGCACGAAAGCTTCACACAATTCTCTGACATCTTTAAATGGTTTCTTCTTCTGAGCCTGCACTGCTGCATCAGTACATAGCTCTATGACATTTGCGAATACTGCATCAAATTGCTCTTTGCCCAAAGCGTTCACCTCGGGAATTGTCAAGCCTGCCATTTAGTCGTCTTTCCCGGCCGTACTTCAAGTTATCACTAAGCATTAGTACGTTATCTCGAGTTCGTATACATCGAATCATTTGTCAAGGGTCGTTATGATTAAAGTTCACTCaacgtaaataaataggtgATAGCATGCAGCTCATAAATAGTCACAacgataataataaacatactcTTTTTTTAACTGACTTCCGTGACTCTCATTATCATGAAATACTTAGCAAAGTAAGGCAATATGTGCTACCTACTTATTGAACGTAAGTCAATATATCTTCTTTCaatctttatataaaatgcctaatcaaatacaatataatcatGTATTTGATTAGGCATTTTATGTAAAGATTTAACTTGCACCGATTGTACTTAGCGCAAGCcttaattagttatttaatgatttagAGTGTCATGGAAGTcgatcaaatatttttgagaaaaaatatatcatcctTTTTCGTATAGGTACTAAAATTAGGTATGTTAACATGAgacagaaaacaaaaaatatatttgtctaattgttttcttttgtgCAAActgcaattaattaattatctatttaatcTTTAACAAAGATagtcatatatttaatttttaacaaagataGTTGCATATCAAAAACATGATAGAGCGGATCTTTCTAAAAACATTTCCGCAGAAATAACTTGACAACCACTCGCCTTGTTTACCAGAAAAGAGAAATTAACATGATGATTTGTATAAGGAGTCACGTTAGCGTCTCCGCGATTCCCTCGCCAACTTAGCGGCACTAAATCTCTTGGTAAAGGGAAACAAAAGCGACATTTATGTGTCAGTTGTATCGGCGTGGAAACTGGAGAATAAATCAAGATGCGCGGTGACGCGGGATGCGGTAACGAGTCCACAGGGAGAGCGCGGCGACAAATGGCTGCGGGAGACTGTGAATAAAGACACCATATCTTACGTCTCATTCGAGATTTTATGTTGGGCGACCATAGTCCGAAAATAAtgtaactaagtataataCTCTATCCCTGTTATTCaaaagataaaacatactAGAGTATGTTCATCTTAGGAGCTTAAATAAGTTTTGTCATCTTCGTACtaagtttaatatttgaaaaacagagacaaaacatattttagcttagagtatgtcttaactttttatgaataacaagttatatctttaatttataattaatagctACACCcacgtaattataaaaagaaaaagaaagaatacTTAGGTTTTTATGCATgcagactttttgaccaaatcctacgaAAATCGtgtaatttcgggatatatagttttttgttgggtatcagctacctcaatacaaaaaaggaacaaacaaacaatgcCTTCATAATATTACTGGAAATAACACACAACAGATTACAAtccagtattttaaaaatggactGTTTTGTGTTAATGACAGTACCTAATTTCACAGGTTTGGTGCGGCACTGGCAGCAAAGGATTATTCATTGCTTTTTACGTCattataactatatacttCATTACGTTGTGTTGAAAATATAAGATACCAACTTCCAATGAAAATCATGGACACCCTATTCGCTTAATTCGGCTGGCGAAATCGTTGCCTTTGCGTTGTTCAAAACGTATAGCGATTTGAAACTTAATCCGATCTCTCtttaatttcacaatttttaaagtacctattatgttttctattttttttaattaaattattcaccCACGACCGGCCACAAATACAAAAAGGTCCCATATTTTCGAGTAAATCTAGTGAAGATTGAGAGTGGACTAAATGGATGGAAATGGGGTGAATTTACCACATTTAAGATAtttgtaagtacctaattaaatgAATGATAACCATTGATAATCATTTTATACACATTTAGTAAATTAGAtatgctaaaataataattgaatccGATATAGCTGTTATAGTAAGTACGCCCTTTTGGCTTCTAcgtgtcaaaatcaaaatcaaatcatttattcagaaattagaccttcacaggcactttttcacgtcataatctaaattaaatgatgtttaccaaagctacaaactactagcaaactactagcatttcggaacgaccactgctgagaagaaatgccgaaagaaactcattcaaacagtgttggtccctattatgccagaagggcttaccattttttaaatataaatttatgtataatttgtgTTATATAAAGTGTTATGGctcaaacagaaaataaaacagaaatgtATGTATGCTATACTTCAACAAGTCAAATcggatattattttcaatgtcgaaaacaataatttcattattactgTTTGGATGTACCTACTATGAATCTTCTATACGTATACAATATCGTACGGAGTGCATACAAACTAAAATAGTACTTATGGGTAGATATTAATTTGTCTTGTTTGATTATGCATTCTATTTTTCACTCAGTGAAATAGCCATTTTAtgactttttgttttattatatagtttggGTTTAGGACATAGTTTGCATAATCAAAGGTTATCTTACGAGTATGTTGTTATCATAAATATACTCGTAACATCTTTGatgttatgaatattattattgttactcATTGGAACATCATCTACTCAGTAGAAAATTGATGTTTTGTttggaaaatgaaaaaatcaaagtttgttatgataataaattatttataatacgtttagttatatataactaaaggTATTATAAATCATACATAACGGCATAATTAAGTTAGCAATGTAAACCTATCTGATGTGAAATTTTCCGGCTAGATcgtttcttaaaaaaataattaatacgaCACCTGCTCGCAAAGAATCATAAGTACGTGATTGGAGTCGAacgaaaatattgtatgaaaattcatTGTACCCTTGAGGAAAAACGTATAATCCGGCTAAAACAAATACGAATCTCGCTGGATACAAACGTCATTCagcaaatcaaaaaataattccgTCGTGTTATATCAGAATATGATGAAAGCGATGACAATTCATAAAACTCATTAGTTATTGCTGGCCGAATGCCGACTCCCATCGCCGGTCGTCGTCTAGTGACAGTATTGCAGATATTTTAACGCCATCATGGATTAACGAAAATGCACAAGCTGTAACGAATAACCTTTTGCCAGaaaatttttcttatttcattaTCTCTGTAGGCAGGTGTCGTATAAAGCACTAAGTATCACTCGGAAGAAAGTACGAGTCTCGGGCTTCACATGTCCCCCTCGTTGAAATACGAGTAGGTTACTTTCTTGCCTCGGTGAacaatgtactattattactaCTACCTATTTTCTTTATCCTTTATATCTCCACCCCAAACTTAATTCTCAATCAACCACATACATTATTCTACCACCATACCGTAAAGCTACGGTTATGTATATCTTGACGTGTAAATAAGAACAATCATAGATGTGTTTGTACCTACTCTTTACCAGcatctatacaaaatttcttgCGTCTGAACTagttttcaaaacaatttttgcaGTCCGCCATAGATTCCTCGTTTACAGCCTAACGATGACAACATGACAGCATCTTCTGGCAATGAAAATGAAGCCCTTGAGCTGATTTTTCTGTGCGAATAAAAGTCTGAGCTTTAAGAAAGGTGATCCAGGAATTTGACCTGCGTGCTATTCAAGGCTTCCTGGACAGCACACCTGTTTAATTCCTCTTTTTGACGCGCTCAAAACGAGGAATTAATGTGTGCGGGTGCGTTGTCTTGCATCAGCATCCCACGGATATAACTATGTTTGGTCGCTTGTTACTACTATAGAACAAACTTTTGGCAAGCATTTTGTCACATATGCATATAGATATagtcatatatatttcttttatctatgggtatagtatatgtatagtatataagTGTACTTACGTAACCATTCGATGGTGATACTTTTTCAGTTCCGTTATGGAAATGGCACCATAGCAAGTAGCCAATATAGTAGGTGCGTAGTCTTCCCCCCGCTACTAGATCGCTTTATTTTGGTAGGCGTTGTTTCATTTACACCCACGCCGTCGACTGGCGGTTCATTTTTGGATCGTATTGATAAATCCAGGACTCATCACCGGTAATGATATCGTAAACCCGCCGAGAAACACCTGCGCTTCAAATTTGTTTATCATATCACCCTTCCCTCCGAGCCTGCTGCTGAACTTCGGTGAGATAGTGCGGAACCCAACGGGAAACTATCTTCTTCACGCGAATATGCACGTGTAAAATGTCTTGAAGGCTTCCCGATCCCATCTGCAGTACGTGCTGAATCTCTTAATATGTAATGCGGCTATTGTCTTGGATTAAATTATTCACTGCTAGCACGTTTTCTTCCGTTACAGCGGTCAAAGAGCGAccacttctttataataataacaatatgtctttattcatgaaaataaataatattattattattataaataaaagttatacaatAGATCTAAATTaagattgaaaataaaataaaacaaaggcaCCCTTTGTTGAGCTAGGAAGAAAAATCACCTGTGTTTCTTCATCCCCCAAAGTTAGTTGACCGCGCTCAAATTCTTTATACAACGTTTAAAGGCTACGTATATGTGTTTCATTACTATTAGCACTAGAATATTGCGCTTTTTAATCAATAgacatttttaactttatcacaaaaatataaagcgTAGGTacaatatactcgtatagtTAGGTGTACCTAAGTTGTTAGGTTTTAGATGTCATATAGTTGTGGTCATATCTACTTAGAATATTTCTAATCCGCCCTGTAGTTCTAAAGATTAGTTTCTATACTcctcagttttattttctcactagcttttgaccgcggcttcgcccgcgttaaattttatagtaatatctcggtcattctttgagaaaaatgatgaagagtatgttttccaaatttcagctttttatcttaaaaaaattattaagtcccatacaatctttcacccccttttaaaagggttgagggttaacttacagaaaaatctgaaacacttATTCATTAATAGGCATggttacacaatttaaaatattttctttgcttttaaaatctaaatgaCTGTTCCCTGCGTTACCGGATAGGCTGCCGTGTCACAAAGATTAACTGGAAAGGAAATAAGTAACCACTCAAAATAACATAAGCCCGAAGGCATATTCTATACGTAAATGGGAGTTTTAGCCAGTTCAGGCAAGTTTTCAACGAATACCTTTCGTCGTCATCGAAACTTAGCTCAAACTGTTTCCGCCTTCACCACGCTTATGGTATAATAGTATAGGGTAAATATAACATCAACTTTATTACTTCCGTTTTAGAAATGTTCGAaatcttctattttaatacGCCAACCGTTACTGCTCCTCAGGTTGAACAATTTCTGCTAAGACTTTACTTAACAGAAAATGGATTGGTTAACTTTTACTAAGAcatcattttcatatatactcgtattataGAAGAGCTGTTGCTCGCGGCAAAGAAGACATGgggaataaaatagatttttgagaGTCTCAAGATGTGTGTGAATCATTGTTAAAAACGTGGGCCAAATgagtctttttataaatacctatgttaaaaatgctcattaggctgatcaacttttgttaaggtgCTTTTGTCATATCCGTTATAGTGTAGCTGGTctgttggagttcatcatcaggtgttccatatcCTCGATTTTTATAAgtctacagaaaatgctcatcaggctgaccaacttttgttaagatgtttttgttatatctgtTAGGTATAGTGTAGCGGGTctgttggagttcatcatgaggtgttccatatcttcgatttttaaaagtctacagaaaatgctcatcaggctgaccaaattttgttaaggcgcttttgtcataactgttatagtgtagctggtctgttggagttcatcattaggtgttccatatcttcaatttttatacctcctcaaaaaatgctcatcagggcGAACAATTCTTGTTAAGGtgacttttctatatttcctacagtttttaattttttttataggttcTGCTAGAGCTGTTCCAGctgccaaaataaattataccctatatgttgaccaggctttaaagctatacaacaaaaaaagtttcattcaaatccgtccagtagatccagagattagcgtgtgcaaacaaacagacaaacaggcagtttttttttttatttttattctattactgattctctatcaatctcaattttttttatttaaatatcttcaatatAACAATGTGTGTTTTACGCGCTTCACAGACGCGCATTCACTATCTGGATGTGTAATGTGTTGAATTCCGATGGAATGCACGAACAAATCTTTGTGTACCTATTGGTAtcgtttatttacttattcatacaaatatttgtctatcATGAACTCATGAACATGTTGTGTTGTTTCTATCCATAGGATCTTGCGATTCAATCTACCTATATGCTAGTGTTGTCTATTTAAACTTCTAAATAAATCGTAAGTAAATGATAAACTTCAACAATACTCTgcagtttattcaaaaaacgGAATTGCGTATGCTTGTGGTACCTACCACGAATCAATTAGCTCATAGCAgtcaatcaaatattttaattgcgaaagtttgaaTATACTTActcttatacatatttacatacagcCCTGCCCTGATACTACAACAAGCACACACCTATACCCAAATGAAACTTAATAAGATGGGCGCGGAGGTAAATactcattattaaataaacagcgaataaaataatctacttTACAACTCGagacttaataatattaagcgAAAAGTTGCGTAATTAAATAAtcgtaataacaataaacgGCGAGCTTTTACCATACAAAACATGGCAGTGACACTCTGGagaaatcaaaatgttttaaaatgatatggaaacaataaacataaaagctGCGCAGTGTGATtgtgaattaattaaagtggTTTTCATTAGGTCCATAAAGCGGTGCGGGTCGCCGCCGCGCCGCCATGTTGTGTAGGCGCGGGTAGCGGGGCGGGGCTTCGATGGCAGATAACGAGACAGCGGCCGCCCGGCGCCTGCTTGCCGCGGCAGGCCTGCCCTCACGGTGCATGCATGCTGCATATAATTGCAATGCCTTTAAGTTACTTTGCTATCTGTGAAGATaagttgtaaatattaaaaattgtttttttttttttttcaaatgacTATTGCTTTTTAAATGCTTTGAAAAGCATCTTACTTGTGAATCCTTGATATCGTCCAATAACTTGATATTGattaacataatatagtataggTACAGATAATAGTGATATATTGTGAGATTATATGAtgataatgtacttatttccCACATTATTTTCACAGCCAGAACATTTCAAACCTCATTGTAAATACTAAACGTTgtgtttatgcaaataaaatatttatctttattcttTACAATAGGTATATAGGTAGGCACTCCTAGCTAAGCCTATAGAAGTTCCTCGGTCAGTTCTGGTACTGTAtgttatacaattttgttaaaatgggAAAACCAAAACACGGAAACATTTTCGTGATAAAAGTTAACAAACTATTTTCATGtgataaaaaatgacatttctgGTATTTCCATTAAGTAGTTTTAATAACCACGTTTACCTGACCACAGAGTAAGAAAAACCTGCTGATATGTACCTAATCAAGATAATGTTATCACGCTAGAATTCGTCATGAATGCCTAGACTTTAGCTTTTATAAGtgggaaaattaattttataaatttacaagtACCTAAAGTAATggggaaaaaataatatatttttcttttatctacctatgaaaaaaatattcagattaatacaaagcaaaataattttcaaaccGCGTGATTTTtttaggaataaaaataataccgaAGACGGAACAAATTTTGATTGGAACAGAAATCTAATTTCCTCCCAATATcgtaatatcatttaatttttaagtacaccatatttgcataccttggctaggtacctatataaatatgatgtaaatattaaatgataacTGGGATACGAATTTGAACAATACATAAGTATTGTTCGTTACGGaagtaattacttatttatttaaatatttgagaacgtgattttacacaatttgaaattgtcaacatagtcttaactaatatttcacacaaattcatcgtttaaaaatactatgcAATCACGCTAACaagcaaattttatataaaagattaTCTAACTGTTTTTACACCTGCATTCAATTTGAAGGACAATTTTCCTAGGAATCCCTTATCGTGGCGCGACGTCCTAGAGCGACAATAAAACCCTTTTACGTGACACGCGGAGCGCGAGTGATTTACTGCTAGATCGGGCCACAATATATCCTAGTTTGCTTTAGACAATCTCCATGTGACGATACACAATAcccgtataatttatttacacgcGACGGCAAACTTAGTTTTATCTCTTTGTTATACTTAGGTCAGataatgtgttttttatgTAGCAATCGTAAACCAGCATGGGTTTAGCCATGGTTTATTCTGTTTAGATCCTAAATCTTGGAAGGGTTGTCGTTACGACGCCGTATGTGTCACGTTACGAACATATTGAAGGTTGTCAGATTTACGATACCTATGGCTCGACATGAAACGTCTTTATCTAAATTAGTGCAGATAAAACTACGCCCgaaacaaaagtaaatatttttaattaatgttgttTGATTATTATCCTCAATTTTTTCATTCGCATACCAAAAACCATCCAAGTTCCAGACGCTGATTAATGTTTCAGAAAATATATGACAGTTATTTTCCTAATACCTATTTCGTACCAATTCACAAAACCTATTATCATTCATGTCTTTTCTTTAGGTTTTTTATactggaaatttttgtctatctgtctatctGAATGCGCATCAcacgaaatctactggaccgatttgcttgaaatttggtatgtaagTATCTTATATACCGggctaacatcttagatacatttcatcccggtaaatggtcaggttcccgtaggataattgaaaaactaataatgaatcaaaaatacctCGGAATCCcaggttaacatcttatagacatttcaccCCAGAAAATGAGGAgcgtcctgtaggaaaattaaaatgaaaactggggtgaaaaactgttaatatgaaagttccacaccgttgaagttagtgacttgaaaatttggattttgattgtttacaacaaattaatgtatacgtgtttcagatttttctgataattaaccctcaaccttCAAAAGGAGGGGTGAAAGATtatatgggacttaatacaattttcaagataaaaagctgaaaattctTACTGacacttattttttgtagtaaataacagtaagtaaatacaaaaaatgtttcatttacgtttgtggttaataaaaaaccgggacgtaaaacgtcatggaaaatgggacggacgcgttgcagaaagcggcaGTGGGAGACGGgggcgggaaatgggaaggagacacttagtgggaaacgggacggATCGCTTTGCGAAAAACATGAGGgtacaatatgtaggaaatggtacgggatatctacattacatagcaggaagcaggattggacaagtttgcgggaggagacacgcagcgggaaacaggaaattgaactaaagatgagaaaaaatgctaatttaaatcttatatgtttaccagtcttacagagtacgcgataaaaaaaatagcgtTTGCGTAGAGTTTGCTATgcaattcacgcgggcgaagccgcgatcAAAagccaattttaaattaaacaggTCTTGAAAAGTTACCCCCCGGTCACCCTGGCCACTGAGAAGATGGCTCAACAGATGCCAAAGAAGAACTAACACTCTTGCCACTCAACCA encodes:
- the LOC128669488 gene encoding 2-oxo-4-hydroxy-4-carboxy-5-ureidoimidazoline decarboxylase-like — translated: MAGLTIPEVNALGKEQFDAVFANVIELCTDAAVQAQKKKPFKDVRELCEAFVQYLDNLTEAEKLVILQLHPDLAGRLAAQGALTRESSEEQRSAGLLDLSSEQMETINIRNQNYREKFGFPFIICARLNKVQSIIEGLQRRFNNSKEQEISIGIDEVKKICRLRILDIVENDGSV